The Mustelus asterias unplaced genomic scaffold, sMusAst1.hap1.1 HAP1_SCAFFOLD_290, whole genome shotgun sequence genome contains a region encoding:
- the LOC144486134 gene encoding SRA stem-loop-interacting RNA-binding protein, mitochondrial-like, translating to MAAAPSRKSFVIFVSRVPWTLAGKEIKEYFGQFGLVKKCLLPFDKETGFHRGFCWVGFNTEEGLQNALQKEPHLLEGAKLQVQRNRKLFQGRRPNKVTESAN from the coding sequence ATGGCGGCGGCTCCTTCCAGAAAGAGCTTCGTGATCTTCGTGTCGCGGGTGCCCTGGACCCTGGCCGGCAAAGAAATCAAAGAATATTTTGGACAGTTTGGATTAGTAAAGAAATGTCTTCTTCCATTCGACAAAGAGACTGGATTTCATAGAGGATTCTGTTGGGTTGGCTTCAATACAGAAGAAGGGCTTCAGAATGCACTGCAGAAGGAACCACACCTCCTTGAAGGGGCAAAGCTTCAAGTTCAGAGAAACAGAAAATTGTTTCAAGGGCGCAGACCAAATAAAGTCACTGAATCAGCAAATTGA
- the LOC144486135 gene encoding histone H2B 1/2 translates to MVDEKKAAPKKGAKKVIKKPVVKGGKKRRKSRKESYSIYIYKVMKQVHPDTGISSKAMSIMNSFVNDIFERIAGEASRLAHYNKRSTISSREIQTAVRLLLPGELAKHAVSEGTKAVTKYTSSK, encoded by the coding sequence ATGGTGGATGAGAAGAAAGCAGCTCCTAAGAAGGGGGCGAAGAAAGTGATTAAGAAACCGGTAGTAAAGGGCGGCAAGAAGCGGCGAAAGTcgaggaaggagagttactccatctacatctacaaagtgatgaagcaggttcaccccgacaccggcatctcctccaaggccatgagcatcatgaactcgttcgtgaacgatattttcgagcgcatcgcgggtgaggcttcccgcctggcccattacaacaagcgcagcaccatcagctcccgggagatccagaccgccgtgcgcctgctgctgcccggggaactggccaagcacgccgtgtcggaagggacaaaggcggtgaccaagtacaccagctccaagtaa
- the LOC144486131 gene encoding histone H2A-like encodes MSGRGKGGGKARAKAKSRSSRAGLQFPVGRVHRHLRKGNYAERVGAGAPVYLAAVLEYLTAEILELAGNAARDNKKTRIIPRHLQLAVRNDEELNKLLGGVTIAQGGVLPNIQAVLLPKKTSAASSKSK; translated from the coding sequence atgtctggaagaggaaagggcggcgggaaagctcgggccaaggccaagtctcgctcctcccgcgctggactgcagttcccggtgggccgtgttcacaggcacctgagaaagggcaactatgctgaacgtgtgggtgccggagccccggtctatctggctgctgtgctcgagtatctgaccgctgaaatcctggagctggccgggaacgcggcccgggacaacaagaagacccgcatcatccccagacacctgcagctggccgtccgcaacgatgaggagctcaacaagctgctgggagggGTGACCATCGCTCAGGGCGGGGTGCTGCCCAATATCCAGGCCGTGCTGCTGCCCAAGAAAACTTCTGCGGCCTCGTCCAAGAGCAAGTGA